The Pricia mediterranea genome includes a window with the following:
- a CDS encoding polysaccharide biosynthesis/export family protein gives MITKYSKLFDTFYSWLFTFSGFKLVVVLTAPFFLTSCVNIKKATYFNEVGEAEFEGQVESLEPVLQKNDILSISVSSLNPDAAEIFNVSNLIATQSSSSEGKTTQASGYLIDQEGFIRFPILGRLKAAGLTKKELREKITQELTSQKLLLEPIVDVRYLNYKVSVLGEVRNPSVLTIPNEKVTLLEALGLAGDLTIYAKRDNVLLIREKEGVKHTHRIDLTTDELLTSPYYYLQSNDIVYVQPNKSKVASTSRAVQWLPVIISALSFGIIAIDRL, from the coding sequence ATGATAACGAAGTACTCCAAACTATTCGACACATTCTACAGTTGGTTGTTTACTTTTTCTGGATTTAAACTCGTGGTAGTTCTCACTGCGCCGTTCTTTCTCACTTCGTGCGTCAACATAAAAAAAGCGACTTATTTTAACGAGGTAGGCGAAGCGGAGTTCGAGGGGCAAGTTGAGAGTCTGGAGCCAGTTTTACAGAAAAATGATATTTTGAGTATTTCGGTGAGCAGCTTAAACCCTGATGCTGCTGAAATTTTTAATGTTTCTAACCTTATCGCTACTCAAAGTTCGTCATCGGAAGGGAAGACCACCCAGGCCTCTGGCTATCTCATCGACCAAGAAGGGTTTATACGTTTCCCTATTTTAGGCAGGCTCAAGGCGGCTGGATTGACCAAAAAGGAGCTTCGGGAGAAGATTACCCAAGAATTGACCAGCCAAAAGCTTTTATTGGAGCCCATCGTCGATGTTCGTTATCTAAATTATAAGGTATCTGTATTGGGAGAGGTGCGAAACCCATCCGTTCTGACCATCCCTAATGAAAAGGTTACCCTTCTCGAAGCACTCGGTCTGGCAGGCGATCTTACTATTTACGCGAAACGCGATAATGTGCTGTTGATTCGTGAAAAAGAAGGGGTGAAACACACACACCGCATCGATCTCACCACTGACGAGCTTTTAACTTCGCCTTATTACTACTTGCAATCCAACGATATTGTTTACGTTCAGCCCAACAAATCAAAGGTGGCCAGCACTTCGAGAGCGGTGCAATGGCTACCGGTGATTATTAGTGCGCTTTCGTTCGGTATCATTGCGATTGATCGTTTATAA
- a CDS encoding O-antigen ligase family protein — protein MEQYLLFILYFLPLMALKVVKEDWGGFKIFDVITFFSLVFLFRRFVTISNLKRFNFYFTLFLALISIIFVGMLVSDYPENALLKLIKILPIFIFGRFLITECLINSTFHLKVINAIKFSFIVSLIFLSIQIVVGLNFTWYPNLNPNIAFSAEDFIRYPGIFHDPQLHGQYLAMGSIIFLTSLKEMKRKAIIIQYFVFVSGIFALTLTASRAALAGLFVGLFVIFILVGRRYLAYIIALFIFGYFSYNIILENSPVLQRTEDLDSDFEYRQSIWIDAFEIAKAHPFLGIGWGNYQNYIMRHKPDQYHIIEDEILYFDQPENGYLKVLVEVGFVGFALFLTFIILPLSRGFYFFVRNPSENRLAFLIGSLVCWVVAFTSVYSLFDDRILIVVVTIICLLISYSEKQNRKNEDI, from the coding sequence GTGGAACAGTATCTGTTATTTATATTATACTTCTTACCATTAATGGCGTTGAAAGTTGTAAAAGAGGATTGGGGAGGATTTAAAATTTTTGATGTAATAACTTTTTTCAGTCTTGTATTTCTTTTCAGACGGTTTGTTACGATTAGTAATCTAAAGCGTTTCAATTTTTATTTTACCCTTTTTCTTGCTCTAATAAGCATAATTTTTGTGGGAATGTTGGTCTCTGACTATCCTGAAAATGCTTTACTAAAATTAATAAAAATCCTACCTATCTTTATATTCGGTCGTTTTCTAATTACTGAATGCTTAATTAATTCTACATTTCATTTAAAAGTGATCAATGCAATAAAATTTAGTTTTATTGTTTCGTTAATTTTCTTGTCCATACAAATAGTTGTCGGACTAAATTTTACATGGTACCCTAATCTTAACCCTAATATTGCTTTTTCAGCAGAAGATTTTATTCGATATCCCGGCATTTTTCATGATCCGCAATTACATGGCCAATATCTGGCAATGGGAAGCATTATATTTCTTACCTCTCTCAAAGAGATGAAAAGAAAAGCTATAATAATACAATATTTTGTTTTTGTGTCAGGGATATTTGCTCTTACTTTAACTGCTAGCCGCGCGGCATTGGCAGGATTGTTCGTTGGTTTATTTGTAATCTTTATTTTGGTTGGTAGAAGATACCTCGCATATATAATTGCTCTTTTTATCTTCGGATACTTTTCCTACAACATAATTTTGGAAAATTCACCTGTTTTACAGAGAACAGAAGATTTGGATTCAGACTTCGAATACCGTCAATCCATTTGGATAGATGCTTTCGAAATAGCAAAAGCCCACCCGTTTTTGGGCATTGGTTGGGGTAATTATCAAAATTATATTATGCGGCATAAGCCAGATCAATATCATATAATTGAAGATGAAATTCTTTATTTCGATCAACCCGAAAATGGTTATTTGAAAGTTTTGGTGGAGGTTGGTTTTGTGGGATTCGCTCTTTTTTTAACTTTCATAATCCTGCCACTGTCCAGGGGTTTTTACTTTTTTGTTAGAAATCCTTCTGAAAACAGGTTAGCCTTCTTAATTGGTTCTTTGGTGTGTTGGGTTGTTGCATTTACCTCGGTGTATTCCCTTTTTGACGACAGGATTCTAATTGTTGTTGTAACCATTATATGCTTGCTTATTTCATATTCTGAGAAACAAAATCGGAAGAATGAAGATATATAG
- a CDS encoding GumC family protein, translating into MSYTKKSTKNEDLFTSLVDLFFPFWPLLAILLLASFALAWGYKKYRTPTYGISATLIIKDENKGVDDSKMVESMNPFDSKKIVENEIKVLQSPDLMKKVVDTLNLYAPVYEKTTFFGLSIKSVSAYSSSPILVQIERPEKIVVPEDGPAKHYFNYDSSKKTLTVDGKAYPIDRWVHSPFGEVRFIENSHKVRPADSDLYFELVNPRSVTEAMLQSFEVIPPEKLSTVVNLFYEDAVPSRGEDVLNGLIKAYNQKDIQERNRLAANTMKFIEDRIKNVEGELNVLEGEIEKYRSDRGAVDLSEQGRLYLQDAGETDQKIADINLQLSILEKVENYIQSKDTEGSLVPSTLGIDDSVLTQLLQKLYDAEIRYERLKSTTGANNPLLSSLRDEINKIRPSILENVQSQKTNLQASLSNLSSTSGRYSSALKTIPEQERKLLEISRRKAVKNDLFAFLLQKREEMALSYVPGNSDNNVVTKAQASLKPISPKGFEIYGIAFFLAVGVWVGYVVIKEMMNNKILFRSEIEENTDLPVIGELSYVENDRQLSFKKPEDQVLIEQLRQLDANLGLYHRTFKKKKILVTSTLTGEGKSFVSQNLAYSLARSGKNVVLVDMDFRKPNTSETYGLLKNDGIVQFLGETAQFEDIVTPTELDENLFVTPAGTQGGDHTELLLNGRLELLFGELSERFDYIIMDSAPISLVSEGNLFAQFSDITLFVVRHAITPKRVVQRLGQKQTDKSLEHAAIVFNGLKKRGFVKETSGYGYGYGYKFDSSYYTAHK; encoded by the coding sequence ATGTCCTACACCAAAAAATCAACAAAAAATGAAGACCTATTCACTAGTTTGGTCGACTTGTTTTTCCCGTTCTGGCCGCTTCTAGCTATTTTGCTGTTAGCAAGCTTTGCCCTGGCCTGGGGATACAAAAAATATCGGACGCCCACATATGGGATTTCAGCCACATTGATTATCAAAGACGAAAACAAAGGAGTTGACGATTCTAAAATGGTAGAATCGATGAACCCCTTCGATTCTAAAAAGATTGTGGAAAATGAGATCAAAGTACTCCAATCTCCAGATTTGATGAAAAAGGTAGTGGATACATTGAATCTGTACGCCCCTGTATATGAGAAGACTACATTCTTTGGCCTAAGCATTAAGTCCGTATCGGCCTATTCTTCGTCACCCATTCTAGTACAGATTGAAAGACCGGAAAAAATAGTTGTTCCCGAAGACGGACCTGCCAAACATTATTTTAACTACGATAGCTCAAAAAAAACCCTTACCGTCGATGGAAAGGCCTACCCCATCGATCGATGGGTTCACAGTCCTTTTGGAGAAGTACGCTTTATTGAGAATAGCCACAAAGTACGGCCGGCCGATAGTGATCTGTATTTTGAGTTGGTCAATCCACGCAGCGTAACGGAAGCAATGCTACAATCGTTCGAAGTAATACCCCCGGAAAAACTTTCAACCGTAGTCAACCTTTTTTACGAAGATGCCGTGCCTAGCAGGGGGGAGGATGTTTTAAATGGGTTGATTAAAGCTTATAACCAAAAGGATATTCAAGAACGAAATAGGCTGGCGGCAAACACCATGAAATTTATTGAAGACCGTATTAAAAATGTGGAGGGTGAACTCAATGTCTTAGAGGGCGAGATAGAGAAGTACCGCTCCGACAGGGGCGCTGTTGACCTCAGCGAACAGGGTCGGCTGTACTTGCAGGATGCGGGAGAGACCGATCAGAAAATTGCCGATATCAACCTCCAGCTATCTATTCTCGAAAAAGTGGAGAATTACATACAATCCAAAGATACCGAGGGTAGCCTTGTACCTTCCACCTTGGGCATTGACGATTCCGTGTTAACGCAACTGCTGCAGAAACTCTATGATGCCGAAATCAGATATGAGAGGCTAAAGAGTACGACTGGGGCCAATAACCCTTTATTGTCATCGCTGCGGGACGAAATCAATAAAATACGCCCCAGTATTCTAGAAAACGTACAGAGCCAGAAGACCAACTTACAGGCAAGTCTTTCTAATCTAAGCTCAACTTCCGGTAGGTATAGCTCCGCTTTGAAAACCATCCCGGAACAAGAACGGAAACTGCTGGAGATTAGCCGACGCAAGGCCGTAAAAAACGACCTTTTCGCCTTTTTGCTACAAAAAAGGGAAGAGATGGCACTTTCTTATGTACCAGGCAACAGCGATAATAATGTGGTTACTAAGGCCCAAGCTTCCTTGAAGCCTATAAGTCCCAAAGGCTTTGAGATTTATGGTATCGCGTTTTTCCTCGCAGTAGGCGTTTGGGTGGGGTATGTGGTCATCAAGGAGATGATGAACAATAAAATCCTTTTCCGCTCGGAGATCGAAGAGAATACGGATCTGCCCGTAATCGGAGAACTTTCCTATGTGGAAAATGATAGACAGCTTTCTTTCAAAAAGCCCGAAGATCAAGTCTTGATTGAGCAGCTCCGCCAATTGGATGCCAATTTGGGACTGTACCACAGGACATTTAAGAAAAAGAAAATTCTGGTCACCTCAACCCTTACCGGTGAGGGTAAGAGTTTCGTGAGTCAAAACCTCGCTTACAGCCTTGCCCGCAGCGGTAAAAATGTGGTTTTGGTCGATATGGATTTTAGAAAACCGAATACATCCGAAACCTATGGCCTCTTAAAAAACGATGGTATTGTGCAGTTTTTAGGGGAAACGGCACAATTTGAAGACATTGTCACACCGACCGAATTGGACGAAAACCTGTTTGTGACCCCCGCTGGTACTCAGGGCGGTGACCATACCGAATTGCTGCTGAATGGAAGGTTAGAACTTCTTTTCGGGGAGCTGTCGGAGCGCTTTGATTATATCATAATGGACTCCGCCCCCATCAGCCTTGTTTCGGAGGGCAACCTGTTCGCTCAGTTTAGTGATATTACCCTATTTGTCGTACGCCACGCCATCACGCCCAAAAGGGTTGTGCAGCGCTTAGGTCAAAAGCAGACCGATAAATCATTAGAACACGCGGCCATTGTTTTCAATGGCTTAAAAAAGAGGGGGTTTGTCAAAGAGACCAGTGGGTATGGGTATGGATATGGATATAAATTTGATTCAAGTTATTATACGGCACATAAATAG
- a CDS encoding glycosyltransferase family 4 protein, giving the protein MKIYFLSSSAFSDNQMSILKYLGKYHEITYAVIIPYKNSNYTKKELAEYCKENNIHFIPFELNHRFRDPRLLITYFSIVRHIRNSNTDLIYFANFGQLYLNTLIGLLNPSRTIIALHDVKTHSNSSFGRLTDLSNSILIEKFWNFQTFSKIQKKLLHKRIPHKTVYTISLPLIDFGALPDKKESNNEVNFLFFGNIIAYKGLDILLKAFKNIEDNHKNARLVIAGRCDDWEETYVPIINGSDQVISNIRFIANEEIPFFFEMADYVVLPYRDTTQSGPLMISYNYNKPVLVSNAEGFIEFTEEGVTGYSYDLSSQADLEQVLKNCMEMSAREYKKLRGRLANYTQANYSTIALVNKYNTMFAEVLAAKSH; this is encoded by the coding sequence ATGAAAATTTATTTTTTATCATCATCTGCGTTTAGTGATAATCAAATGAGCATTCTCAAGTATCTTGGTAAATATCATGAGATTACTTACGCTGTTATTATACCTTACAAAAATTCTAACTATACCAAAAAGGAATTAGCAGAGTATTGTAAAGAGAATAATATTCATTTTATCCCATTTGAACTAAACCACCGTTTTAGGGACCCCAGGTTGCTTATAACCTATTTTTCGATAGTTAGGCATATACGTAACTCAAATACAGATTTGATTTATTTTGCTAATTTTGGTCAACTTTACCTCAATACCTTAATAGGGTTATTAAATCCTTCCAGAACGATAATTGCATTGCATGATGTAAAAACTCATAGCAATTCATCTTTTGGTCGTCTAACTGACTTAAGCAATAGCATATTAATCGAGAAATTCTGGAATTTTCAAACTTTTTCAAAAATTCAAAAAAAACTGTTGCATAAAAGAATTCCGCATAAAACTGTTTATACTATCTCCCTGCCCCTAATCGATTTTGGTGCACTTCCAGATAAAAAGGAATCCAATAATGAAGTAAATTTCCTTTTTTTCGGAAATATTATAGCCTACAAAGGATTGGATATATTGCTTAAAGCCTTTAAGAACATTGAAGATAACCATAAGAATGCGCGGCTTGTAATTGCTGGTCGCTGTGATGATTGGGAGGAAACTTATGTGCCTATTATAAATGGTTCAGATCAAGTCATATCAAACATCCGGTTTATCGCTAATGAAGAGATCCCCTTCTTTTTTGAAATGGCAGATTATGTGGTTCTTCCCTATAGGGATACCACGCAAAGTGGTCCATTGATGATTTCATACAACTATAATAAACCGGTATTAGTGAGCAATGCAGAGGGTTTTATTGAGTTCACCGAAGAAGGCGTTACGGGATATAGTTATGACCTTTCGTCGCAGGCAGATTTGGAGCAGGTTCTGAAAAATTGTATGGAAATGTCAGCACGGGAATATAAAAAACTTAGGGGAAGACTGGCAAATTACACGCAAGCTAATTATTCCACTATTGCTCTTGTAAACAAATACAATACAATGTTTGCCGAAGTTTTGGCAGCAAAATCACATTAA
- a CDS encoding NAD-dependent epimerase/dehydratase family protein, with the protein MKNIIVTGGCGFLGSNVVKKLNAKGQNNIIIIDNYDERKFKNLTSLNFVDYISYKQGITSLKTVLEHYEISAILHIGANADVLEKDADIMMTANYEHSKMYLDIAQDRDIPLIYASSSAVYGNAPKTEKDQNSENPHNIYAWSKWLFDKHVSANLSSFENKVIGLRLFNIFGLGEFHKDENASLPLRFFTFVRQNGFIDVFNRDIARDYVWVEDVAEVILTILEDKSIVNGIYDLGGDNPVSHLEVADIVASAFVAKGIKPNKETLIKKIPLPKELEHSFQFFTKAEKLLPLIAKQTHGNKEKINLYINELLKMHYDLN; encoded by the coding sequence TTGAAAAACATAATAGTTACGGGGGGTTGCGGGTTTTTAGGCTCAAATGTTGTCAAGAAATTAAATGCTAAAGGGCAAAATAATATCATAATAATTGATAATTATGATGAGCGTAAATTCAAAAACTTGACATCCCTCAACTTCGTAGATTATATTTCTTATAAGCAAGGTATTACCTCTCTTAAGACTGTATTGGAGCATTATGAAATCTCTGCTATTCTACATATTGGAGCTAACGCGGATGTCTTGGAAAAGGATGCCGACATTATGATGACGGCCAATTATGAACATAGTAAGATGTATCTGGATATAGCTCAGGATCGGGATATCCCCTTGATTTATGCTTCAAGTTCCGCGGTATATGGTAATGCCCCCAAAACAGAGAAAGATCAGAATTCCGAAAACCCCCATAATATTTATGCCTGGTCCAAGTGGCTTTTTGACAAACATGTAAGCGCCAATCTATCCTCTTTTGAAAATAAGGTGATAGGGTTGAGGCTTTTCAATATTTTTGGATTGGGAGAGTTCCATAAAGATGAAAATGCCAGTTTGCCTTTGCGGTTTTTCACCTTTGTTCGGCAAAATGGTTTTATTGACGTCTTTAACCGCGATATTGCACGGGATTATGTTTGGGTAGAAGATGTTGCCGAAGTGATTCTAACTATATTGGAAGATAAAAGTATCGTAAATGGTATTTATGACTTGGGGGGTGATAACCCTGTATCACACTTGGAAGTTGCAGATATTGTTGCCAGTGCTTTTGTGGCAAAAGGAATAAAGCCTAATAAGGAGACCCTGATAAAAAAAATACCGTTGCCCAAAGAACTGGAGCATAGTTTTCAATTTTTTACAAAGGCCGAAAAATTGTTACCGCTAATAGCAAAGCAAACCCATGGAAATAAGGAAAAAATTAATTTATATATTAACGAACTTTTAAAAATGCATTATGACCTTAATTAG
- a CDS encoding zinc-ribbon domain-containing protein yields the protein MILFFGTRPGKTEISQLHGITCPYCEQTGTLSVSRTSNWFHLFWIKLFRISSNTVAECSHCKRVYYEQEFTEPMQKALEAHQP from the coding sequence ATGATCCTTTTCTTCGGCACCCGTCCCGGTAAAACGGAAATCAGTCAACTTCACGGCATCACGTGCCCCTATTGCGAACAAACGGGTACGTTGTCCGTGTCGAGAACGAGCAACTGGTTCCATCTTTTCTGGATCAAGCTGTTCCGGATATCCTCGAACACGGTTGCGGAATGTTCGCATTGTAAACGGGTCTATTATGAACAGGAGTTTACGGAGCCGATGCAGAAGGCCCTTGAGGCCCATCAGCCCTGA
- a CDS encoding undecaprenyl-phosphate glucose phosphotransferase, whose amino-acid sequence MTRFKNSDLIIPISVVIHLGIINVTLSLLTPDTYNSVYHILYYNVTWLLITYGMGYYPTSRKERFTTNLNQTLRLYLTYGLAYFALFGVIGKIYKSFEYQLFVYLLICAFLILYRILFYWARRNYRTVGGNSVNVIVMGDDPNLTKIQRVFDEPELGYRYLGYFDDNLSKSSSHLGKIIDCFRFTLDHKVDEIYCFASKFNHKELKNLVNFADNNLIKINIIPDNKEIISRTMSIELYDSIPVLRLRKVPLDTEYSRIAKRTFDIIFSSLVLIFILSWLTPLLFILIKLESPGNLFFKQKRHGLKRNVFWCYKFRSMHANGDSHKRMASKNDSRTTRIGKLLRRTSIDELPQFYNVFMGDMSVVGPRPHMELHTWDYQTTVDKYLVRHFVKPGITGLAQIRGYRGEITKKADILNRVRLDIFYIEKWSLALDLRIVYQTIGNAFKGEENAY is encoded by the coding sequence ATGACAAGATTTAAAAATTCCGACCTAATAATTCCCATTTCCGTAGTAATACACTTAGGTATTATTAACGTCACTTTGTCTTTGCTTACCCCCGACACCTACAATAGCGTTTATCATATTTTATATTACAATGTTACCTGGCTTCTTATTACCTATGGCATGGGCTATTATCCAACCAGCCGAAAAGAGCGATTTACTACCAATCTAAATCAAACGCTTCGACTTTATTTGACCTACGGCTTGGCCTATTTCGCGCTATTCGGGGTAATCGGTAAAATTTATAAATCCTTCGAATACCAGCTTTTCGTCTATTTATTGATTTGTGCCTTTTTAATTTTATACCGCATACTTTTTTATTGGGCAAGACGCAATTATCGTACGGTTGGCGGCAATTCAGTAAATGTTATCGTAATGGGTGATGATCCAAATTTGACAAAAATACAAAGAGTATTCGACGAACCTGAACTGGGATATAGGTACCTGGGCTACTTTGACGACAATCTATCAAAAAGCTCTAGCCACCTAGGGAAAATCATAGATTGTTTTCGATTTACTCTTGACCATAAAGTGGATGAGATTTACTGCTTCGCCTCAAAATTCAACCATAAGGAGCTGAAGAATCTGGTCAACTTCGCAGACAACAATCTTATAAAGATAAATATTATTCCCGATAATAAGGAAATTATTTCCCGGACCATGTCCATTGAGCTATATGACAGTATTCCGGTACTACGCCTTCGAAAAGTACCTCTGGATACCGAGTACTCACGTATAGCTAAGCGAACTTTTGATATCATTTTCTCTTCGTTGGTACTAATCTTTATTCTTTCCTGGCTTACCCCCCTATTATTCATATTGATTAAATTGGAGTCTCCCGGTAACCTCTTCTTCAAGCAAAAACGTCACGGCTTAAAGCGAAATGTTTTTTGGTGCTACAAATTTCGATCGATGCACGCCAACGGAGACTCTCACAAAAGAATGGCTTCAAAAAACGATAGCCGCACCACGCGCATTGGTAAATTATTAAGAAGGACCAGTATAGACGAACTTCCACAATTTTATAATGTCTTTATGGGCGATATGAGCGTGGTTGGCCCCAGACCCCATATGGAGTTACATACATGGGATTATCAAACTACAGTGGACAAATATTTGGTGCGACATTTTGTAAAGCCCGGTATTACAGGGCTTGCCCAAATAAGGGGGTATCGAGGGGAAATCACCAAAAAGGCCGACATATTGAATAGGGTTAGATTGGATATCTTTTATATCGAAAAATGGAGCTTGGCACTGGACTTGAGGATTGTGTATCAAACCATCGGAAATGCATTTAAAGGGGAAGAAAACGCGTATTGA
- a CDS encoding lipopolysaccharide biosynthesis protein, whose product MKIYRVLKTKISQSQIIQNSAWGIGANILQTIFVGLFFVILARQYNSADFAFFLIASTVYQILVAFSSMGLGQWFIREFDVEIDKAGFTGKFIKIQTGLGLIFYLINIVLALILYPDAHIRWLCIILGSNIIFDNIIYCIKNLNIAEFKQKKTFSVLVLDAFFRLMLGCLLLIYPFSITTLCILLISVRFLTLNLFIKVGSSNTLNLKYVFHSTIAWEDVKRQILLNWQFVVIGSVAIIYWRISNIIIAKTLTLQDVADYEISFKILSIGMILPTIVAATVYTQFVKYYNSGDKDAQKLFYKKLFFVYSIYSVMSYSFIYSFADILLPYVFGEQYVGAILSLKEMFLTMLIFPTVLLQANLIVAMKHEKVDMLLNIFSFLIYLAGCFIGLSYFKSLTVINYSIFVSFIIFHISQNIFLAKRGITNFKNSLIVYILLLVFALGYNYIADHYNPIFVFMLFTLMLSLSLVFTFLYIKKGNGFDKSKWINKNYN is encoded by the coding sequence ATGAAGATATATAGGGTCTTGAAGACAAAAATATCCCAGTCGCAAATTATACAAAATAGTGCGTGGGGAATTGGCGCCAATATCCTTCAAACCATTTTTGTTGGCTTGTTTTTTGTTATTCTGGCGCGCCAATATAATAGTGCCGATTTTGCATTTTTTTTGATTGCTTCCACAGTCTATCAAATACTAGTTGCATTCTCATCCATGGGATTAGGACAATGGTTTATAAGAGAATTCGATGTGGAAATAGATAAGGCAGGCTTCACAGGGAAGTTCATAAAAATTCAAACTGGTTTAGGTTTGATTTTTTATCTGATAAATATTGTCCTAGCACTTATTCTATATCCTGATGCTCATATTAGATGGTTATGTATCATACTCGGCTCAAACATTATCTTTGATAATATCATTTACTGTATTAAGAACCTTAACATAGCCGAATTTAAGCAAAAAAAGACCTTTAGTGTTTTGGTTTTGGACGCATTTTTTCGCTTGATGTTGGGATGCCTGTTGTTAATCTACCCCTTTTCTATAACAACTCTTTGTATCCTTTTAATATCTGTCCGGTTTTTAACCCTTAATTTATTTATTAAAGTAGGTTCATCCAATACTCTAAATTTAAAATATGTATTTCATTCTACTATAGCTTGGGAGGATGTTAAGAGGCAAATTTTATTAAACTGGCAATTTGTAGTTATTGGCAGTGTAGCAATCATATATTGGCGCATTTCAAATATTATTATAGCCAAAACACTCACCCTGCAGGATGTAGCAGATTATGAAATTTCATTCAAAATACTTTCAATTGGAATGATTTTGCCTACAATTGTGGCAGCCACTGTCTACACTCAATTTGTTAAATATTACAACTCTGGCGATAAAGATGCACAAAAGCTGTTCTATAAAAAATTATTTTTCGTTTATAGCATTTATTCGGTGATGTCTTATTCATTTATTTATTCTTTTGCCGATATACTTCTTCCTTATGTTTTTGGAGAACAATATGTAGGTGCCATACTAAGCTTGAAAGAGATGTTCCTGACCATGCTTATTTTTCCTACTGTTTTACTTCAAGCCAACCTTATAGTAGCAATGAAACATGAAAAAGTCGATATGCTATTAAACATTTTTAGTTTTTTGATTTATTTGGCCGGCTGTTTCATAGGCTTATCATATTTTAAATCCCTTACAGTTATTAATTATTCCATATTTGTCTCTTTTATAATCTTCCATATATCCCAGAATATATTTCTTGCTAAAAGAGGGATAACCAATTTCAAAAATAGCCTCATTGTTTATATTCTGTTGTTGGTTTTTGCTTTAGGTTATAATTATATAGCAGACCACTATAATCCAATTTTCGTATTTATGCTTTTTACTTTGATGTTATCATTAAGTTTGGTTTTTACTTTTTTATATATCAAGAAAGGAAATGGCTTTGATAAGTCTAAATGGATTAATAAAAATTATAATTGA